The Candidatus Poribacteria bacterium genome segment AAAAAGGCACTGTAATCATGGCTGCCCTTTTGAAACGCATTTCAGTGGATCCAAACGTCTGTTTCGGCAAACCGTGTATCCGCGGTACTCGGATTTGGGTTTCTTTAACAAAAAATCCTTTAGGTCTAAGTCCCAAAGGTTTATGTTTGGGATACAGATTGCTTTAGCAAGTTTTTGCGTTG includes the following:
- a CDS encoding DUF433 domain-containing protein codes for the protein MAALLKRISVDPNVCFGKPCIRGTRIWVSLTKNPLGLSPKGLCLGYRLL